From Paenibacillus graminis:
GCACCAGGTAGATACCGTCATTCTCAAGCTTATGCTGAATGAGACTCTGAAAAAGCTGCTGGACTATGAGTTTATTGCAGGCCATCAAGTCAGCTTCGAGTCCGGCACCAAGGCGATGAGTGATATTGTTTTATACGGCCTTATCAAAGCAGAATCTTCGTAATGATTAAATGAAACAACAGTGAATTCGGTCCTTTTGAAATGGCCGTATCTGGTACAGGGATTGGCCGCAAGGCTGCGGATTATCTGCTTGAGGACAGGCGTTTCTCCTTGATCCGGATTATTCATTGTAACCGCTCAGTGCTCCTGCAAATGGCCTGCCTGCATGGCCCGCATGGCCCGCATGGCTGCTGAAGATCCATGCCGCCATGGCCGCATTATTGATGGACTATACGCTGCATATCTGCATAGCCGGACTGTTGGGACATGTTCACCGGAAGAATCCGGTAGGCATGCCCTTTTTTATTGTATAGGAAATACGGAGAATCATGAAACCAGATGATTTTCTAAATAGCGCTTGCAACGAAGCAGGTGAGCAGTGGCTAGTTGGAAAAAGGGAGCTTATTTCCCCAAAAAATCAGCAATTGTGAGATTGAAGTGGAAAAAGGGAACTTAATTGGGCCATTTTGCCTCATCAGGAGCGAAATGTGCAAGATTAGTTATCCTTTTTCCACTTCGCCTGCAGAGAATAGGTGCACGGGCAGATTAGGTACCCTTTTTCCACTTAGGAAGGCCGAAGGATTCGTATAGGCTTCTTCAGGCAACGCTAAACTGAAATCCACAGCGGCCGGGAAGAACGGGAGAAATCTGAATGATTCTGAGAAAATGGCGTTGACCTTAGGCCAGACCTAAGGTGTATCTTAAAGATGCATACCGGGGAAGGAGTGATGAGACGTGAGAAATGAGATTACCATCAGTGAACTGGCTAAGCTTATGGATGTGTCGGTGCACCAGATCCGCTATTTCGAAGAAAAGGGTTTGCTTCAGCCTGCTTATACTGACGACAACCAGTACCGGATGTACAGTATGAATGAGATCTATCAGCTGGCCCATATTCTGCTGCTGCGGAAGCTGGGGCTGCCGGTTCAGGCGGTCAAAGAAAGTATGACGGGCTTTGGCCCGGACCAGGTCCGGCAAATGCTTCAGACCTCTATGGAGAATACGCATGCGGAGATTCTCCGGCTCCAGCAGCTTGAGCTGTTCATAGGCAAGGTACTTCAAGAGCACCGGGACTTCGGTCAAGAGATCGAGGCTTACCGGGTCAAGCGGCGGGAGGCTGTGAATTTGCGGCGCTGGTTCGGGCTCAGCTCACAGAATGTACTGGAGGCCAGACAGCTTGCCGGCCAAGCGGGTCCCGGTCTCAACTTGTTCGAAGCGGATATTCATTATGTGTTCGAGGGGGAAGGTCCTGCTGTCCTCTGCACGGAAGCCGCTGAGGGAGCCAGTCTGCTGCTGCCGGCAGGAGATTATCTGTCCTTCCAGTTTCCCGCCGCCCATGAAGATGAACTGGAGCAGCGGATGGAGCAATTCAGTTCGTATGCAGCAGATAGAACCCTTCATCTAACAGGACCTCTTGTGCTCATTGAGAAATCGTACCTTTCCCTGTTCAGCCAGGACAGGCTTCATTACGAACTGCTGCAGCGGATCGGAACCGTATGAAGCAAGCACACATCATCATTGCGCCAATGCAGGCTGAGTACAACCGGCAGGTTAGCCATTTGCTTGTGGACGCGTTTTATGGGAAGTTTTATCCGTTGACGAGGCTTGAGCCGGGCGGGCTGGCGGCTTTGTTTGAACAGCTGCTGGATGCTTTTCCGGAAGAGCCGGCGAGCCAAAGGCTGGTTGCGCTTCAGGAAGGGGAAGTCATCGGTACATTATGCCTCAAGCGCAAAGCTGAAGCTGATCTCTTGGCAGGGGCGGACAATATACCAGTCCGGCTTCCGCGAATGAAGGACATCACCCGGGATGGGCAGAGGAAGATGTTCAAGCTGTTGACAGCCTTGCACTTTTTGGACCATAAGCCGCAGGAGGGAGAATGTTATATCGCGGATCTATCCGTGCATCCGAAGGCCCGCGGGCAGGGAGTAGGCAAGCAGCTGCTGATTTGGGCACAGCATTATGCCTGCAGTGATCCGCACCTGGAAGTGCTGAGCCTGCATGTCTCCGGGCATAATCAAGGCGCAAAACGTCTGTATGAACATATTTCCTTCCGCACACAGGCGGCAGAGCACAGTTTGGTGAGGCTTCTTCTTTTTCATGAATGGAGATGGGAGTATATGGTCCTGCCACTGCGCAAGCAAACATGATTTCTGAACAAGAGGAGTCCTTATGAAAAGAAAAATGGGAATCACACTCATCGTTTTGGTGCTCATCTGTGCAGGGGCGGTGCTCTATGTATTGAAGCAGAACACTTTTGATATGGAGGAGCGGTCCCTTGAAATTCCTTCTCCGCAGGGCAAATTAACCGGCACGCTTGTCCTGCCCAAGGAGGTGTCCGGCAAGCTGGGGCTTGTACTGTTCATTCACGGTGATGGAGCGGTCAATGCTTCCCATGATGACGGCTATAAGCCGCTATGGGAGAGGCTTGCTAAGCAAGGCTATGCTTCACTGTCGCTGAACAAGAGAGGCATCGGCGGCTCCGAAGGGAATTGGCTTGACCAGAGCATCGATGACCGGGTAGACGAAGCCCGCCAGGCGCTGGCCTGGGCCAGAACACAGCCGGTGATTGATCCTTCGCGGATTGGGGTGTGGGGAGCCAGCCAGGCCGGATGGGTGATTCCGAAGCTTGCGGGGAAGGAGCCGCTGGCCTTCAGTATTCTGGTATCCCCGGCTATCAACTGGCTGACTCAGGGCGAGTATAATACACGTAGTCAAATGGCGAAGGACGGATACTCCGGGGATGAAATTTCCGCACAGGTAGCGTATGAACAGCAAGTGAAGGAGCTTTTGAAAGAGGGTGCAACGTATGAGGAATATGTACAGGCTGCACATAAGGGCGATGTGATGTCCCGGGAACGCTGGACATTTGTGAGCAAGAACTTCCGGGCGGACGCGACCGCCGGTCTGCAGCACTTCAAAACTCCTGTGCTCCTGCTGCTGGGGGAAGACGATGTGAATGTAGACTGGAAGGAAACAGAACACGTTTACCGCCAAAAAGTAAGTCCATCCTTGCTCACGGTTAAGCTCTTCCCGGATACAGAGCATTCCATGTTGTCCACCCGAACCGCCGGTTCCAAGCTGCGTGCCGTGCTCATCAGCCTGTTCGCGCCTCGACAAATCACGGTCAACGGGTATATGGAGCAAATTGAACAGTTCCTGCAGGACACCGAGCTGGCCGGGAAGTTGAACTCCCGGAGCATAGGAATATAGCTGCTGGCTGTTATTTTCTCCGGCCTAGCTTCTCTTTGTCCAAGATATGTAACTTGGTATTGAATATACATACCATTACATATGATTAATCGATAAGAGAGAGGCGGGACATCAATGAAAAAGCAGGCTCCACCTGTCAAAAAAAAAACTCTGTCCTCCAGAACTGCTGCACGTAACCGGACAGCCGGCCCATCGGCTAAAGCCCAGGTCATCCGTTTTGCGGTGATCGGGGACAGTCATGTGGGATATGGGAACAGCTCCGGCATATTCAAGAATCTTTTGCCCAAAGCGGTCGCGGGTGTGAAACCGAGGTTTGTGATATTCGGAGGCGACAACGCGCAGGCAGGTGCGGATCATGGAAATCATGCGGATGCTTATTACAAAGACTTCAAGGATACCGTGACCAGCACACTTGGCAATATCCCTTACAAAGCTTCGATAGGCAATTGGGAGGCAAGTACCGCAAACCTGTTCACCAAATATCTGGGGGCCGTTTCGGGAAAGATGAATTTTCCGGGGACACAGGGCAAGGTCAAGTATGTGTGGCTGGATTGTGCGCTTGGAAGGTTCACCCCGGCCAGTATAAATTTACTTACGAATTTGGATGACCAGCATTATTATATTATTGATTTTCATTGGCCCTTGAAGGTGAGCGGAATTACCGTTGACTCCAGTCATGTGTTAAGCGGAGCTGAGACGGGCAGATTTTTCGCTTCGATTCCTGCCAAGGCGAGAGACAAGGTGCTGGCGATTTTTACCCATCATGGACATTTATTTTACCACAAGCTTAACAATATCTACCCGGGCTTTACCCAAACCAAGTTTTTCGTCTGCGGGTGCTCGGGGGATTATAAATGCAAGTCCAACGGGGACCGGGGCTACTATGATGCTGCCTTGACGATTAACGGGAATCAAGCCAGTATTGAAGCGTTTCGGGTTAAGGTTGTGTAGGGAAGAGAACGGTTGTTGCGTTCGGCTCAGCAGGTGTAATTGCCGTGAATCTCAGCATGTACCGGATTGAACGGATGATCGGCTAGATGACGAACAGCCAGGTGTCGTTCATGCGCGGATTACATCCCGATTGGATGGTACATCTCCTGAACGCCTTTATGGTGCCGGAGCTGGAATCGGCTGCCTTTCAGTAATTCAATCTATACAGGATGAACCTGTTGCTGTTCCATACAATCAATAAATGCTTTGGCCGCTGCCGGAAGGTAGCGGTCTTTTCGCCATTTGAGGCCGATTTCCCATTCCCAGCCTTCTTCGGCAATCGGAATCCAGGCGAGCCCCTCCAGCATTAGCCCCGGCGTTTGCGGAAGGACAGATACGCCGAGTCCTGCTCGGATAAAGCCGGCTACTGTAACCAGATCCTCCGCATCGTAGGTGGAAGCGAGCTGAAATCCGGTATTTTCAAAACGGGCGGTGATGGTGGCTTTGAGGCCGCAGTTTTTTTTGAGACCGACAAAAGGTTCGCCGGACAGCTTGGTAAGACTTAGTGAAGACTGCCGGGCAAAGGGATGACGGGCGGGAACAACGATGTATAGCGGCACCTTCTGAATGGTCAGCCATTCGTGCTTCATCACCGGGGATTCCCTGGAAGTAATCATCAGGTCCGAGCTGCCCAGCTCGAAATGCTCATCCAGATCCCCAAGGTTGCCCTGAAACAATTCAAAACGGACCTTAGGATGCTCCTGCATGTACTCCTGGACGAGGTTTGGCACCAGATCTACTCCAAGAATGTTCAGATAGGAGATGGAGATTAAGCCGGTATCCGGATCGGACCATTCTCTGATCTCCTGTATTCCGCCCTCAATGCTGCGCAGAGCCCCTTCTACCCGCTTGGCGAACTGCACCCCGTAACGGTTAAGCCGGATATTTCGTCCGCCCCGGTCAAACAGCGGCAGCCCCAATTCCTCCTCCAGCTTGGAAATGGCATGGCTTAAGGCAGGCTGGGTCAGGTTAAGGGCCTTGGCGGCCTTGGTCATATGCTGAAGCTTGGCAACGGTTATGAAATATTCCAATTGTGTGAGTTCCAGAAGAAGCCCCTCCAATTTATATGAATAATAGTAATCAATCAGATAAATAAGATAAATTATACTTATATAAAAAGGCGATGTAAACTAACGTTGTGCCTGACAAGCAGACACGGCGATACAGCAGCTTACTGTATATGAAATGGAGGAGAGCAATGAGCGCCTATGTTATTTTTATCCGTGAGCACAGCCATGACCCGGAAGAGCTCCGCATCTATTCACAAAAAGCGCCAGGCGGTCTGGCAGGCCATCCCGTAACCCCGCTTGCGGTGTATGGAACCCATGAAGTGATCGAGGGTCCCGCTATTGAAGGAGCGGCCATACTAGAGTTCCCCAGCATTGAAGCGGCTAAGGTCTGGTATTACAGTCCCGCGTACCAGGATGCGGTACAGCATCGGCTCCGGGGCGGAACTTACCGCGGGATCATTGTTGAAGGCGTGTCCGCAGCAGCATCAGAATAATAGGAGGAATCAGAAATGGCAATAACCTATAAAGACCCAGCCCATGAATTTGAAGGGAAAAGAGTACTGGTGACCGGAGGTACCCGGGGCATGGGGGAAGCCATCGCCAAAAGACTGGCAGGCAGCGGAGCAACGGTGCTGACGACTGCCCGCACGATGCCTGCTGATCTTCGGGAGCCAGGGCTGTTCGTGCAGGCGGATATTGCCACACCTGAAGGAGTGGGGAGGGTCATTCACGGGGTAAAAGAAGTGCTCGGCGGCATTGATATTCTAGTGAACAATGTGGGAGGCTCCAGTACACCTCCGGGCGGGGCGCTTGTCCTGACCGACGAAGACTGGGTGCAGGCTCTGAACTGGAATCTGCTTGCCGCCGTCCGGCTGGACCGCGGGCTGCTGCCGCTGATGCTGGAGCAGGGCTCCGGGGCGATCGTCCATATTTCCTCTATCCAGAGACGTCTGCCGCTGTATGAAACTACACTGGCCTATGCTGCCGCCAAAGCGGCTCTGTCCAACTACAGCAAAGGTTTGTCCAATGAATTTTCGCCGCGCGGCATCCGCATTAATACCGTGGCTCCGGGTTTTATCCAGACCAAGGCGGCGGAGGCGATGATTGACCGGATCGCCCAGGCGGCAGGAAGCCGGGAAGCTGCCCTGCAGCAGCTGATGGATTCACTTGGCGGCATCCCCCTTGGCCGTCCCGGCCTGCCGGAGGAGGTTGGGGAGCTGGTGGCATTCCTGGTGTCTGACCGGGCGGCGTCGATTACAGGCAGTGAATATGTGATTGACGGCGGGACGATTCCGACGGTGTAACTGGGGAAATGGATGGATGCTGCATAGGGAACATGTTGTAGCAACCGCAGTAGAATATGGAGTGTGTTGCAGCAAACCAGCCGGTGACGGCTGGTTTTGTTCTGTAGACCAGAGACCAGAATTGATATGTCCGCCCACAAAAGGGAGAGGATACCTAAGTGGAATTAGTGAACCTAAATGTGCTCAAATCGCGTTACACAGAGGTGTTAGTTGGAATAAGTAGACTTGTTTTCAGTGAAATCACCTCTTAAGAGTGAAATCGGCCGGATTAAGTGTACTTTTTCCCACAAGCGCTTGTGGGAGAAGGGGATGGGCAGATTTAAGTTCACTTTTTCCATTATAGACAGCTTCGGCAGCTGCAGCCGGGGGCGTTCCCCTTCCAGTCCACTACCGTGCAGGAACAGCCCCCGGCTGCCCGCCATACAAACATTCCCGCCTCATGCCGCTGGCTGCCCTAAGTACAGCATATTTCAACTCTTCCTTGGCAACAGGTTTGAGCAGAGTGGCCATACCTCCTTTGCAGAAGGCATCCAGGACAAATTCATAACTGCTGGTGACAATGATTGTGCCATGAGTCTGGCTTGCATTCACCCGTTCCAGCGCACTTGCTTCGCTGATCAGCAGCTTGGCATCCGTCACAATGATATCCGGGTTATGCCGCTCAATCAGCCGGATGGCCCCCGTATCACAGGCTGCTTCCAGAACCGCTTCATATGTAAAAGGCAGCGTCTCCAGCAGAAGCTTCAATTCACTGCGCATTTGGGGTTTGTCGTCGACTAGTAAGATTTTCATAGCAAATTCCTCCTGTTATGTGATACTGGCTGAGCGGGTTGCCTCTTCTGCCGCAGAACGCCGGGGGAGTGCAAGCAAGGCCAGCGAGACCATTCCCAGCAGCAGGCATACCCAATAGGCGTTTCTGTACCCGAACCACTGCGCCGCCGCTCCTCCGGCCAGACTGCCAAACAGCCTTCCGATGGTAGTGGAGTTGGTGTACAGCGTTGAAGCATATCCAGGCAGGTCCGGGAGCAAATCCTGGATATAGCTGATGCCAATGGCAGAAATAACTGCTACGAAAAAGGCGAGCAGCACCTGTCCGGCGATAATCATCCACAGTGAGGTTGAGGCCAGCACGACAATGTAATAAGCCGCTCCCAGCACAATCCCCCAGACCATGAGCAGGCGGGCGGAGTATTTGGCGGACAGGAGGCCCAGCACAAGCATCAGCGGGATCTCAAGCAGTGCGCAAATACTCGATACCGATGCGACATTCTGCGTGTTCCCGCCGAGCGTGTCCGTGATAAACAGGGAAATATTCAAGTTGTTGATCCAATGCCCGGAATAGAGCAGCGTCAATACCAGAAAGGGAACCAGAACCCGACGGTTCTGATGGAGCTTGACAGGCTGTTGCTGCTTGCTGCCTGCAGTTTGCGGCGGAGCGGCAGGAGCTTTTACAAAGATAACAACCAGCAGGGCGTTCATAAGAAAAATCAGCACGGTGCTCATGAAGATTCCCGGGAATCCGAAATAATGGATCAGAACCGAGCCGGCCAGCGGACCGGCAATAAATCCGAGTGAAAACATGGACCGGAGCGTAGAATTGGCAAAAGCATGATCTGCGGACTTGCTGGCATTGACAGCTTCCCGCGCACTGGCGAACAGCTG
This genomic window contains:
- a CDS encoding sugar efflux transporter; this encodes MMTRTRNLFRIPSYPVFLICMMLQGMAISISSPFLAVYFTTKLGVSAGIFGVFTAVTIITGVWLSMWIAKRSDSGLNRKKLMVTAMFFNALAFAGYLLIHEFYGLLLYMAVFTALGAPAMPQLFASAREAVNASKSADHAFANSTLRSMFSLGFIAGPLAGSVLIHYFGFPGIFMSTVLIFLMNALLVVIFVKAPAAPPQTAGSKQQQPVKLHQNRRVLVPFLVLTLLYSGHWINNLNISLFITDTLGGNTQNVASVSSICALLEIPLMLVLGLLSAKYSARLLMVWGIVLGAAYYIVVLASTSLWMIIAGQVLLAFFVAVISAIGISYIQDLLPDLPGYASTLYTNSTTIGRLFGSLAGGAAAQWFGYRNAYWVCLLLGMVSLALLALPRRSAAEEATRSASIT
- a CDS encoding MerR family transcriptional regulator, whose amino-acid sequence is MRNEITISELAKLMDVSVHQIRYFEEKGLLQPAYTDDNQYRMYSMNEIYQLAHILLLRKLGLPVQAVKESMTGFGPDQVRQMLQTSMENTHAEILRLQQLELFIGKVLQEHRDFGQEIEAYRVKRREAVNLRRWFGLSSQNVLEARQLAGQAGPGLNLFEADIHYVFEGEGPAVLCTEAAEGASLLLPAGDYLSFQFPAAHEDELEQRMEQFSSYAADRTLHLTGPLVLIEKSYLSLFSQDRLHYELLQRIGTV
- a CDS encoding metallophosphoesterase family protein; its protein translation is MKKQAPPVKKKTLSSRTAARNRTAGPSAKAQVIRFAVIGDSHVGYGNSSGIFKNLLPKAVAGVKPRFVIFGGDNAQAGADHGNHADAYYKDFKDTVTSTLGNIPYKASIGNWEASTANLFTKYLGAVSGKMNFPGTQGKVKYVWLDCALGRFTPASINLLTNLDDQHYYIIDFHWPLKVSGITVDSSHVLSGAETGRFFASIPAKARDKVLAIFTHHGHLFYHKLNNIYPGFTQTKFFVCGCSGDYKCKSNGDRGYYDAALTINGNQASIEAFRVKVV
- a CDS encoding response regulator codes for the protein MKILLVDDKPQMRSELKLLLETLPFTYEAVLEAACDTGAIRLIERHNPDIIVTDAKLLISEASALERVNASQTHGTIIVTSSYEFVLDAFCKGGMATLLKPVAKEELKYAVLRAASGMRRECLYGGQPGAVPAR
- a CDS encoding GNAT family N-acetyltransferase, producing MKQAHIIIAPMQAEYNRQVSHLLVDAFYGKFYPLTRLEPGGLAALFEQLLDAFPEEPASQRLVALQEGEVIGTLCLKRKAEADLLAGADNIPVRLPRMKDITRDGQRKMFKLLTALHFLDHKPQEGECYIADLSVHPKARGQGVGKQLLIWAQHYACSDPHLEVLSLHVSGHNQGAKRLYEHISFRTQAAEHSLVRLLLFHEWRWEYMVLPLRKQT
- a CDS encoding SDR family oxidoreductase, with the translated sequence MAITYKDPAHEFEGKRVLVTGGTRGMGEAIAKRLAGSGATVLTTARTMPADLREPGLFVQADIATPEGVGRVIHGVKEVLGGIDILVNNVGGSSTPPGGALVLTDEDWVQALNWNLLAAVRLDRGLLPLMLEQGSGAIVHISSIQRRLPLYETTLAYAAAKAALSNYSKGLSNEFSPRGIRINTVAPGFIQTKAAEAMIDRIAQAAGSREAALQQLMDSLGGIPLGRPGLPEEVGELVAFLVSDRAASITGSEYVIDGGTIPTV
- a CDS encoding LysR family transcriptional regulator — its product is MEYFITVAKLQHMTKAAKALNLTQPALSHAISKLEEELGLPLFDRGGRNIRLNRYGVQFAKRVEGALRSIEGGIQEIREWSDPDTGLISISYLNILGVDLVPNLVQEYMQEHPKVRFELFQGNLGDLDEHFELGSSDLMITSRESPVMKHEWLTIQKVPLYIVVPARHPFARQSSLSLTKLSGEPFVGLKKNCGLKATITARFENTGFQLASTYDAEDLVTVAGFIRAGLGVSVLPQTPGLMLEGLAWIPIAEEGWEWEIGLKWRKDRYLPAAAKAFIDCMEQQQVHPV
- a CDS encoding DUF1330 domain-containing protein produces the protein MSAYVIFIREHSHDPEELRIYSQKAPGGLAGHPVTPLAVYGTHEVIEGPAIEGAAILEFPSIEAAKVWYYSPAYQDAVQHRLRGGTYRGIIVEGVSAAASE
- a CDS encoding alpha/beta hydrolase family protein gives rise to the protein MKRKMGITLIVLVLICAGAVLYVLKQNTFDMEERSLEIPSPQGKLTGTLVLPKEVSGKLGLVLFIHGDGAVNASHDDGYKPLWERLAKQGYASLSLNKRGIGGSEGNWLDQSIDDRVDEARQALAWARTQPVIDPSRIGVWGASQAGWVIPKLAGKEPLAFSILVSPAINWLTQGEYNTRSQMAKDGYSGDEISAQVAYEQQVKELLKEGATYEEYVQAAHKGDVMSRERWTFVSKNFRADATAGLQHFKTPVLLLLGEDDVNVDWKETEHVYRQKVSPSLLTVKLFPDTEHSMLSTRTAGSKLRAVLISLFAPRQITVNGYMEQIEQFLQDTELAGKLNSRSIGI